From a region of the Impatiens glandulifera chromosome 4, dImpGla2.1, whole genome shotgun sequence genome:
- the LOC124934268 gene encoding KH domain-containing protein At2g38610-like, translating into MSGLYNSNFSPARAASPQIRTTPDVENNQYLTELLAEHQKIAPFMQVLPICSRLLNQEILGVSGMLPNQGFGELDRLRHRSPSPMASSNIMSSVGRTSIGAWNGAGLPQERVSGMTMDWQGGAPASPSSYTVKRILRLEIPVDTFPTFNFVGRLLGPRGNSLKRVEVTTGCRVYIRGRGSIKDPDKEEKLRGRPGYEHLNEPLHILIEADLPANVIDIRLRQAQEIIEELLKPVDESEDYIKRQQLRELALLNSNFREDSPGPSAGSVSPFNTSGMKRPKTGR; encoded by the exons ATGTCGGGTCTCTATAACTCCAATTTCTCTCCTGCAAGGGCTGCTTCTCCGCAGATTAGAACTACCCCAGATGTGGAAAA TAACCAGTATTTGACTGAGCTTTTGGCTGAGCATCAAAAGATTGCACCTTTTATGCAAGTTCTACCGATTTGCAGCAGACTCTTGAATCAAG aGATTTTAGGAGTTTCAGGAATGTTACCAAATCAAGGTTTTGGTGAACTTGACAGATTACGTCATAGAAGCCCAAGTCCCATGGCCTCTTCAAACATCATGTCAAGTGTTGGAAGGACCTCAATAGGTGCCTGGAATGGCGCAGGCCTTCCACaagag AGAGTGAGTGGAATGACAATGGACTGGCAAGGAGGGGCACCGGCAAGTCCTAGTTCATACACTGTGAAGAGGATTTTGCGTTTAGAAATTCCTGTTGATACTTTTCCAACT TTCAACTTTGTGGGGAGACTCTTGGGTCCTAGAGGCAATTCCCTTAAAAGGGTGGAAGTTACAACAGGGTGTCGGGTTTACATTAGAGGACGAGGCTCAATCAAGGATCCTGACAAG GAAGAGAAGTTGAGGGGAAGGCCCGGATACGAGCATCTTAACGAGCCTCTGCACATCTTAATAGAAGCAGATTTACCTGCGAATGTGATTGATATCAGGCTAAGACAGGCACAAGAAATTATTGAAGAATTGCTGAAACCTGTG GACGAATCGGAGGATTATATCAAAAGACAGCAATTGCGCGAGCTAGCTTTGTTGAACTCCAATTTCAGAGAAGACAGTCCTGGTCCGAGTGCTGGCAGTGTTTCCCCGTTTAATACTAGTGGCATGAAACGTCCCAAGACTGGTCGCTAA
- the LOC124933592 gene encoding histone acetyltransferase TAP1 isoform X1, producing MQIRSVISSSSSPCCCSTVLSPRACQVFWARSLSAKNLIPTLQNGNSRRLKLSRIRAGFWESIRTGFVKNNTTQITDVPSSVEEEEEEAEVLPEEFVLAEKTHPDGSIEQIIFSSGGNVDVYDLEALCDKVGWPRRPLAKLAAALKNSYMVAALHSVRKSSPGAAAESEERKLIGMARATSDHAFNATIWDVLVDPSYQGQGLGKALIEKLIRALLQRDIGNITLFADSKVVEFYQNLGFTPDPEGIKGMFWHPEY from the exons ATGCAAATCCGAAGCGTgatctcttcttcatcttcccc GTGTTGTTGTTCTACAGTTCTGAGCCCTCGTGCATGTCAAGTGTTCTGGGCTCGTTCGCTTTCTGCTAAGAATCTAATACCCACTCTCCAAAATG GAAACAGCAGAAGGCTTAAGTTGTCCCGGATAAGAGCTGGCTTTTGGGAGTCCATCAGAACTGG GTTTGTAAagaataacacaacacaaattaCTGATGTACCATCATCTgtcgaggaagaagaagaagaggcaGAAGTGTTGCCAGAGGAATTTGTTCTTGCTGAAAAGACTCATCCAGATGGATCAATAGAGCAAATTATTTTCTCTTCGGGTGGAAATGTTGATGTATATGATCTTGAAGCCTTGTGTGATAAG GTTGGCTGGCCTCGTAGGCCTCTGGCAAAATTAGCTGCAGCATTAAAAAATAGCTATATGGTGGCTGCATTGCATTCTGTAAGAAAATCATCCCCCGGAGCAG cAGCGGAAAGTGAAGAAAGAAAGCTTATAGGCATGGCTCGTGCTACATCAGATCACGCTTTCAATGCAACCATTTGGGATGTTCTGGTTGATCCAAGCTATCAG gGTCAAGGTCTTGGTAAGGCTCTTATAGAAAAGCTGATAAGGGCTCTATTGCAAAGAGACATTGGCAATATAACACTCTTTGCAGACAGTAAAG TTGTTGAATTTTATCAAAACTTGGGTTTCACGCCGGATCCTGAGGGCATCAAAGGAATGTTTTGGCACCCCGAGTACTAG
- the LOC124933592 gene encoding histone acetyltransferase TAP1 isoform X2 — MQIRSVISSSSSPCCCSTVLSPRACQVFWARSLSAKNLIPTLQNGNSRRLKLSRIRAGFWESIRTGFVKNNTTQITDVPSSVEEEEEEAEVLPEEFVLAEKTHPDGSIEQIIFSSGGNVDVYDLEALCDKVGWPRRPLAKLAAALKNSYMVAALHSVRKSSPGAAESEERKLIGMARATSDHAFNATIWDVLVDPSYQGQGLGKALIEKLIRALLQRDIGNITLFADSKVVEFYQNLGFTPDPEGIKGMFWHPEY, encoded by the exons ATGCAAATCCGAAGCGTgatctcttcttcatcttcccc GTGTTGTTGTTCTACAGTTCTGAGCCCTCGTGCATGTCAAGTGTTCTGGGCTCGTTCGCTTTCTGCTAAGAATCTAATACCCACTCTCCAAAATG GAAACAGCAGAAGGCTTAAGTTGTCCCGGATAAGAGCTGGCTTTTGGGAGTCCATCAGAACTGG GTTTGTAAagaataacacaacacaaattaCTGATGTACCATCATCTgtcgaggaagaagaagaagaggcaGAAGTGTTGCCAGAGGAATTTGTTCTTGCTGAAAAGACTCATCCAGATGGATCAATAGAGCAAATTATTTTCTCTTCGGGTGGAAATGTTGATGTATATGATCTTGAAGCCTTGTGTGATAAG GTTGGCTGGCCTCGTAGGCCTCTGGCAAAATTAGCTGCAGCATTAAAAAATAGCTATATGGTGGCTGCATTGCATTCTGTAAGAAAATCATCCCCCGGAGCAG CGGAAAGTGAAGAAAGAAAGCTTATAGGCATGGCTCGTGCTACATCAGATCACGCTTTCAATGCAACCATTTGGGATGTTCTGGTTGATCCAAGCTATCAG gGTCAAGGTCTTGGTAAGGCTCTTATAGAAAAGCTGATAAGGGCTCTATTGCAAAGAGACATTGGCAATATAACACTCTTTGCAGACAGTAAAG TTGTTGAATTTTATCAAAACTTGGGTTTCACGCCGGATCCTGAGGGCATCAAAGGAATGTTTTGGCACCCCGAGTACTAG
- the LOC124933590 gene encoding putative zinc transporter At3g08650, which produces MDMKCKCLLFFLVLAISHGYVAAEPVKKVNPPGIDNIVDARNGREEVTERVSVSMVALLTLAMAAATGLGAVPFFFIELDPQWAGICNGMAAGVMLAASFDLIQEGQEHGSGSCWVVIGILAGGIFIWLCKKILEQYGEVSMLDVKGADAARAILVVGIMTLHSFGEGSGVGVSFAGSKGLSQGILVTLAIAVHNIPEGLAVSMVLSSRGVSPQNAMLWSIITSLPQPIVAVPSFICADAFNKMLPFCTGFAAGCMIWMVIAEVLPDGFKEASSSHVASAATLSVVFMEALGVALQNFSHNFQSSENVSGFFVSLLFGLGPLLGGIILVTLAVALRLKHAFLSSIAAGIAFILGAWRPIQLILSSKMEFIPIVLLLAMGFTFVHFSITKISKLASRNKTTSAHNLSSSVTTFSISALTLQSFLSCGAVALHALAEGLALGVAAPKAYGLGRHMVLPVSLHGLPRGAAVASCIYGATDSWNAALAAAAMIGFVGPVSAIGTILSGIEDYSGLDHLMVFACGGLLPCFGSIVRRAIKLDSRKSSFGLFVGMVFAAVCLTCTKLVCLHTPYCNSAPEAVR; this is translated from the exons ATGGACATGAAATGTAAATGCTTATTATTCTTTTTGGTGCTTGCGATTTCCCATGGTTATGTTGCGGCAGAGCCAGTAAAAAAAGTGAATCCACCTGGGATTGATAACATAGTCGATGCCAGAAATGGTCGGGAAGAAGTAACTGAAAGAGTTTCAGTGTCGATGGTTGCACTCCTTACTTTAGCAATGGCTGCTGCAACTGGTTTAGGTGCAGTGCCATTTTTCTTTATAGAACTTGATCCTCAATGGGCAGGGATATGTAATGGGATGGCAGCTGGGGTCATGTTGGCAGCAAGCTTTGACCTAATACAGGAAGGTCAAGAACATGGTAGTGGCAGTTGTTGGGTTGTAATTGGAATTTTGGCTGGTGGGATTTTTATTTGGCTCTGTAAGAAGATTCTTGAACAATATGGGGAAGTGAGTATGTTGGACGTAAAAGGTGCAGATGCAGCTAGAGCCATCCTCGTTGTGGGGATAATGACCCTGCACTCGTTTGGGGAAGGCTCTGGGGTTGGAGTGTCGTTTGCTGGTTCAAAAGGCTTATCGCAGGGAATATTGGTGACTTTGGCTATTGCTGTTCATAATATTCCCGAGGGCTTAGCTGTGAGTATGGTTCTTTCTTCAAGAGGAGTTTCTCCGCAAAACGCAATGTTGTGGAGCATAATTACATCTCTTCCACAG CCAATTGTTGCGGTTCCTTCGTTTATATGCGCGGATGCATTTAACAAGATGCTACCTTTTTGTACGGGATTTGCTGCTGGTTGTATGATTTGGATGGTCATTGCCGAGGTCCTTCCTGATGGCTTCAAG GAAGCTTCTTCTTCTCATGTTGCGTCTGCAGCTACCCTTTCAGTTGTCTTCATGGAGGCCCTAGGCGTTGCACTCCAAAATTTTAGCCATAACTTCCA ATCTTCAGAAAATGTATCGGGTTTCTTCGTGTCACTCCTATTTGGACTTGGACCATTGCTCGGGGGCATTATTCTAGTGACATTGGCTGTCGCTTTGCGCCTCAAACACGCCTTCCTATCCAGCATTGCCGCTGGAATAGCATTCATTCTGGGTGCTTGGAGGCCAATTCAACTCATTCTATCTTCAAAAATGGAATTCATCCCTATAGTCCTTCTACTAGCAATGGGATTCACATTCGTCCACTTCTCCATTACAAAAATCTCAAAACTCGCCAGCCGCAACAAGACCACCTCGGCCCACAACTTATCATCATCGGTAACAACCTTTTCCATTAGCGCTCTGACCCTACAGTCGTTCCTATCTTGTGGGGCCGTTGCACTTCATGCTCTAGCCGAGGGTCTAGCCTTGGGTGTTGCCGCACCTAAAGCCTACGGGCTTGGCCGTCACATGGTCCTCCCCGTTTCTCTCCACGGCCTTCCGAGAGGGGCTGCCGTGGCTAGCTGTATATATGGAGCAACCGACAGCTGGAACGCAGCGCTGGCTGCTGCTGCCATGATTGGATTTGTGGGGCCTGTTTCTGCAATCGGGACCATACTGTCGGGTATAGAAGATTATAGCGGACTTGATCATCTGATGGTATTTGCTTGCGGAGGATTACTACCATGTTTTGGAAGTATTGTTAGGAGGGCTATAAAATTAGATTCGAGGAAGAGTAGTTTTGGGCTATTTGTGGGAATGGTTTTTGCGGCGGTTTGCCTGACCTGTACGAAGCTTGTTTGCCTTCATACTCCCTACTGCAATTCAGCACCCGAGGCTGTTAGATAG
- the LOC124933700 gene encoding calcium-binding protein CML42-like: MESTTDQCQTPSLAGFKGRKPSSFRLRSSSLNTLRLRRIFDLFDKNNDGMITTDELSQALQRLSYDADMDELATVVNSHIRPGNIGLEFEDFVSLHSSLNDTFVGLEGDEEEEEDLEEGESQEDVDLKEAFKVFDENGDGYISANELQTVLVKLGFAEGSEIDHCRKMILSVDRNHDGRVEFCEFKEMMRKTVLVHSS; the protein is encoded by the exons ATGGAATCGACAACAGATCAATGCCAGACGCCTAGCCTGGCTGGATTCAAGGGCAGAAAACCCTCCTCCTTTCGTCTCCGAAGCTCCAGCCTCAACACCCTGAGGCTTCGCCGTATATTCGATTTATTCGACAAGAACAACGACGGAATGATCACCACCGACGAGCTCAGCCAGGCCCTCCAACGCCTCAGCTACGACGCCGACATGGACGAATTAGCCACCGTCGTCAATTCCCACATCCGCCCAGGAAATATCGGCCTTGAGTTCGAAGACTTCGTATCTCTTCACAGTTCCCTCAATGACACTTTCGTCGGCCTAGAAggggatgaagaagaagaggaggat ttggaAGAAGGGGAGTCACAAGAGGATGTTGATCTCAAAGAGGCATTTAAGGTATTTGACGAAAATGGAGATGGATACATATCCGCCAATGAATTGCAAACCGTCTTAGTCAAGTTGGGTTTCGCCGAAGGAAGCGAGATCGATCATTGCCGGAAAATGATACTATCTGTCGATCGCAATCACGACGGTCGCGTCGAGTTCTGCGAGTTCAAGGAAATGATGCGGAAGACCGTTCTCGTTCACTCGTCTTAA
- the LOC124933591 gene encoding protein RETICULATA-RELATED 3, chloroplastic has product MATAAQLRHSPVLRRSQFNEFAANRSTSLQSPTRSAISFPHSSSSSSSNLVTLRIALATNPTLLDKFHPPCAVGGGGGGGNDGAGGKSGGGGGGDNDGSEDSSKDSSPSWVGPVGAFLNGWRSRVAADPQFPFKVLMEELVGVSACVLGDMSSRPNFGLNELDFVFSTLVVGCILNFVLMYLLAPTISISSPSLPGLFAKCPTGHMFEPGTYSLVNRFGTFVYKGILFAACGFAAGLVGTAISNGLIKMRKKMDPTFETQNKAPPTLLNAATWATHMGLSSNFRYQTLNGVEFLLDKICPPMVFKSSVIVLRCLNNVLGGMTFVMLARLTGSQSVDGGGGGKAEKEVSLSEKLLEDDEGREDKP; this is encoded by the coding sequence ATGGCTACAGCGGCTCAGCTTCGTCATTCACCTGTATTAAGAAGAAGCCAGTTCAATGAATTCGCTGCTAATCGCTCTACCTCTCTTCAATCCCCCACTCGTTCGGCTATTTCATTTCCGcattcctcctcctcctcctcctccaatcTCGTTACCCTTCGCATTGCCCTCGCAACAAACCCTACTTTACTCGACAAATTCCATCCTCCATGCGCTGTCGGCGGCGGCGGAGGAGGAGGAAATGACGGAGCTGGCGGAAAGAGCGGTGGAGGCGGAGGCGGTGACAATGACGGATCTGAAGATTCTTCAAAGGATTCGTCACCATCATGGGTTGGACCTGTAGGTGCTTTCCTGAATGGATGGAGATCGAGAGTTGCTGCGGATCCCCAATTTCCATTCAAGGTTCTAATGGAGGAATTGGTAGGTGTAAGCGCTTGTGTTCTTGGAGACATGTCATCTCGACCTAATTTCGGTTTGAACGAACTGGACTTCGTCTTCTCAACTCTAGTCGTTGGATGCATACTGAATTTCGTCCTTATGTATCTTCTAGCTCCCACCATTTCCATTTCCTCCCCTAGCCTGCCCGGTCTTTTCGCCAAGTGCCCCACCGGCCATATGTTTGAACCGGGAACTTACAGTCTAGTAAATCGTTTCGGGACATTCGTTTACAAAGGAATCCTATTTGCTGCCTGTGGTTTTGCAGCTGGTCTGGTAGGGACAGCAATCTCAAATGGGTTGATaaaaatgagaaagaagatggaCCCAACATTTGAGACTCAAAATAAGGCTCCTCCGACACTATTGAACGCTGCTACTTGGGCGACGCATATGGGTCTGAGTAGTAATTTCAGATATCAAACACTGAATGGGGTTGAGTTCTTGCTAGACAAGATTTGCCCACCAATGGTGTTCAAGAGCTCTGTGATTGTTCTTAGATGCTTGAATAATGTTCTTGGTGGGATGACTTTTGTTATGTTGGCAAGGTTGACTGGTTCACAGTCTGttgatggaggaggaggaggcaaGGCAGAAAAAGAAGTTTCACTGAGTGAGAAGTTGCTTGAAGATGATGAAGGAAGAGAAGACAAACCCTAG
- the LOC124933701 gene encoding uncharacterized protein LOC124933701: MAYRRRQGVSRSGTFFQGEIHHPHPHPDDHDDHDDQTNSPSSYLSPMAAAHTIRSSSSSSSSAFNSFSEQRSKDPPTYEYTSFQIPNQPKGFWEILAQKAKSIIDDHDHDDHHPSTTLRPQPLTTITDSQFSENTRRPENQTFRKSLDALASSLNHIGDTIGNALEEGRTMVENKTADIIQETRKLQIRRKGNSIEEQNQVPGLSNNRWQQTSAQIMQQQIQNNPETQLKASRDVAMATAAKAKLLLRELKTLKADMAFAKERCSQLEEENKILRDVGEKGINPADDDDMIRLQLETLLNEKARLAKENSVYARENRFLREIVEYHQLTMQDVVYLDEGIEEVTEVYPIPAITRLLSVSPPSPSSPISQSDDLPN; the protein is encoded by the exons ATGGCATATAGAAGAAGGCAAGGAGTTTCCAGATCTGGAACCTTCTTCCAAGGAGAGATTCatcatcctcatcctcatcctGATGATCATGATGATCACGATGATCAGACCAACTCTCCCTCCTCCTACCTTTCTCCAATGGCCGCCGCTCACACCATCAGAtcatcttcctcctcctcctcctccgctTTTAACTCTTTCTCAGAACAAAGATCCAAG GATCCTCCAACATACGAGTATACATCATTCCAAATTCCAAATCAGCCCAAAGGTTTCTGGGAAATTCTAGCTCAAAAGGCTAAATCAATTAttgatgatcatgatcatgatgatCATCATCCCAGTACTACATTGAGGCCTCAACCACTTACCACCATTACAGATAGCCAG TTCTCTGAGAACACTAGAAGACCGGAAAATCAAACATTCAGGAAAAGCTTGGATGCACTTGCCTCCTCCCTTAATCACATTGGTGACACCATAGGAAATGCTTTGGAg GAGGGACGGACTATGGTGGAGAATAAGACAGCAGATATAATCCAAGAAACACGAAAACTGCAGATTAGGAGAAAAGGGAATTCAATTGAGGAACAGAATCAAGTCCCTGGTTTATCTAATAATCGATGGCAGCAAACCTCTGCACAGATAATGCAACAACAAATACAAAACAATCCAGAAACTCAGCTCAAGGCATCTCGCGAC GTGGCAATGGCAACAGCTGCCAAAGCAAAGCTTCTTCTCAGGGAGCTGAAAACCTTGAAAGCGGATATGGCTTTCGCGAAAGAACGATGTTCTCAGCTCGAGGAAGAGAACAAAATCCTTAGAGACGTCGGTGAAAAGGGAATTAACCCTGCAGATGATGATGACATG ATAAGGCTTCAACTCGAGACTCTTCTGAACGAGAAAGCTCGTTTGGCAAAGGAAAATTCTGTATATGCTCGCGAGAATCGGTTTTTGAGAGAAATTGTAGAATATCATCAGCTTACAATGCAAGATGTTGTGTATCTAGATGAAGGCATAGAAGAAGTTACTGAAGTTTATCCCATTCCGGCAATTACCAGATTGCTATCAGTCTCTCCTCCTTCGCCATCTTCTCCGATTTCACAATCTGATGACCTGCCAAATTGA
- the LOC124936316 gene encoding E3 ubiquitin-protein ligase RNFT1 — translation MEASIASSSTISNARRYGMHLSASNFFRSPVTSLLEYAGILRTTRNNQQDSSDNSSSGSSISLGFQDQSVNEYARSNNGEVSIRIIGAGEQEQRDQAGPVLASTSYEQRGDTDVYVQSMSRTASTTSVSSSSTLLDTQGGGGGDRESETQPINGMVDAEDLSVDGGASGVNNRDSSSQRYDIQQAARWIEQILPFSLLLLVVFIRQHLQGFFVTIWVAGVMFKSNGIVQKQTALKGERKMTVLVGISMVFAVHIFGVYWWYQNDDLLYPLVMLPPKSIPPFWHAVFIIMVNDTLVRQATMIMKCILLMYYKNSKGRNYRKQGQMLTLVEYTVLLYRALLPAPVWYRFFLNKEYGSLFSSLMTGLYLTFKLTSIVEKVQCFLTALKALSHKEIHYGSHATLEQVNAAGDLCAICQEKMHAPIMLRCKHIFCEDCVSEWFERERTCPLCRALVKPADLKSFGDGSTSLFFQFF, via the exons ATGGAAGCGTCTATTGCTTCTTCATCTACGATTAGTAATGCTAGAAGATATGGAATGCATTTATCAGCATCAAATTTCTTCCGTTCTCCTGTTACTTCATTGTTGGAATACGCCGGTATCTTGAGGACTACGAGAAATAATCAGCAGGATTCTTCTGATAATAGCAGCAGTGGCAGCAGCATATCACTTGGATTCCAAGATCAATCTGTTAATGAATATGCAAGGAGCAACAATGGGGAAGTTTCTATTAGGATAATTGGTGCCGGCGAACAAGAACAACGCGATCAGGCTGGTCCTGTTTTGGCTTCCACCTCGTATGAACAGAGGGGGGATACTGATGTGTATGTTCAGTCGATGAGCCGAACAGCATCCACAACATCTGTATCGTCTTCTTCCACATTGTTGGATACTCAgggcggaggaggaggagatagAGAGAGCGAGACTCAACCGATAAATGGAATGGTTGATGCTGAAGATTTGTCTGTGGATGGTGGTGCGTCTGGAGTTAATAACAGAGATTCTTCTTCGCAAAGATACGACATACAGCAAGCAGCCAGGTGGATTGAACAGATCCTCCCGTTTTCTTTGCTTCTGTTGGTTGTCTTCATTAGACAGCACTTGCAAG GTTTCTTTGTGACGATTTGGGTGGCGGGTGTGATGTTCAAATCAAATGGTATTGTACAAAAGCAGACAGCTTTGAAG GGGGAGAGAAAGATGACAGTTTTGGTTGGAATATCAATGGTATTTGCTGTACACATATTTGGCGTTTATTGGTGGTATCAGAATGACGATCTTCTTTATCCACTCGTCATGCTTCCTCCCAAGTCTATTCCACCCTTTTGGCATGCTGTCTTCATCATTATGGTCAACG ATACGTTGGTTCGTCAGGCTACGATGATTATGAAGTGTATATTGTTAATGTATTATAAGAATAGTAAAGGACGAAACTACCGCAAGCAG GGTCAAATGTTAACGTTGGTTGAATATACAGTGCTTCTTTATAGAGCATTATTGCCTGCACCAGTATGGTATCGTTTCTTCTTGAATAAGGAATATGGAAGTCTGTTTTCATCGTTGATGACAGGGCTTTACTTGACTTTTAAGTTAACATCAATAGTTGAGAAGGTCCAATGCTTCCTTACTGCTTTAAAAGCTTTGTCTCATAAAGAGATCCATTACGGATCTCACGCAACATTGGAGCAG gtgAATGCGGCTGGAGATCTATGTGCTATTTGCCAGGAGAAAATGCACGCACCCATTATGCTGCGTTGTAAACATATATTTTGTGAAGACTGTGTATCAGAATG GTTTGAGAGGGAGAGAACATGCCCATTGTGCAGAGCTTTAGTGAAACCAGCTGATCTGAAGTCATTTGGGGATGGATCGACGAGTCTGTTTTTTCAGTTTTTCTAA
- the LOC124933702 gene encoding uncharacterized protein LOC124933702: MGILLLLHDGRLSIILSLVFLFWLLPNLRGQPQPPNSSPGSQMILDALLQDYAYQALVHPKTGIAYEGTVPSNLTGIQVSGMRVRRGSLRARGIKTYKEFEIPMGLIVQPNVERLVLVYQNLGNWSASYYSLSGYTNLTPVLGLLSYDASNLSAKNLPELNLMAAGQQPITIRFSEVGSVPQGSVSMCVWFDLQGLVTFSNVVSGGCVLLVLTASMGVWVRNYRRKKKMRGMERAAEVGESLSMKTVGNVKAPAAMGTRTQPAIEHEAYPS; the protein is encoded by the exons ATGgggattcttcttcttcttcatgatgGAAGACTTTCTATAATTCTTTCTTTGGTGTTCCTTTTTTGGTTATTACCAAATCTGAGAGGTCAACCTCAACCGCCTAATTCTTCACCTGGTTCTCAAATGATCCTAGACGCACTTCTCCAAGACTATGCATATCAAGCACTTGTTCATCCAAAAACCGGCATTGCTTATGAAGGGACAGTTCCATCTAATTTGACCGGGATTCAAGTATCAGGAATGAGGGTTAGGCGTGGTAGCCTAAGAGCCAGAGGTATAAAAACATACAAAGAGTTTGAAATTCCAATGGGTCTTATCGTGCAGCCAAATGTGGAGAGGCTTGTTTTGGTTTACCAAAACTTAGGCAATTGGTCTGCCTCATACTATTCATTATCAGGCTACACTAACTTGACTCCGGTTCTTGGCCTACTCTCTTACGATGCTTCCAATTTATCTGCCAAGAACTTACCTGAATTGAATCTCATGGCAGCTGGTCAACAACCCATCACTATAAGATTCTCAGAGGTGGGATCTGTTCCACAAGGATCTGTTTCCATGTGCGTTTGGTTTGATTTACAAGGCTTAGTGACTTTCAGCAATGTCGTTTCAG GCGGTTGTGTATTGTTAGTTTTGACGGCGTCTATGGGTGTATGGGTTAGAAATTacagaaggaagaagaaaatgagaggGATGGAGAGAGCAGCTGAAGTAGGGGAATCGTTGAGTATGAAGACGGTTGGGAATGTAAAAGCTCCAGCTGCAATGGGTACACGAACTCAACCTGCAATTGAGCATGAAGCTTACCCTTCTTAA